One genomic segment of uncultured Campylobacter sp. includes these proteins:
- a CDS encoding tyrosine-type recombinase/integrase, with translation MKFPLDYKDSFEKSLLFWLVKFVRYKLSALSNKELKNDALFRRASLALNHEVTNINELERLAKDARNAGLTGINTYFNPLKKFYEAIMQYGLESMKNIDEELLSEILASITGGLSDASKKNYRIALINFFGFIDRQNEQDGTSHNFGIELKHWGGISGSRGTKLPEFMSEEELKRFLDAINLSEFRSFAHRNRLIVKIIVYTGIRVGEAINLKRKDIAPEGDLFIIRIRGKGNKYRIVMIKRHLIEEHLNALETNFANKEGYLFVTKNGAPLTQAYVSGIVEKILMSAGIRKEKNGAHMLRHTFATMLYKKQKDLVLVQEALGHASLNTSRIYTHFDSDKLRLAAKVAEEFEE, from the coding sequence ATGAAATTCCCGCTTGATTACAAGGATAGCTTTGAAAAATCGCTGCTGTTTTGGCTCGTAAAATTCGTGCGCTACAAGCTAAGCGCGCTATCGAATAAGGAGCTGAAAAACGACGCGCTGTTTCGCCGCGCAAGCCTGGCGCTAAATCACGAGGTCACGAATATAAATGAACTCGAGCGGCTCGCGAAAGACGCACGAAACGCGGGTCTTACGGGCATCAACACCTATTTTAATCCGCTTAAAAAATTTTACGAAGCGATCATGCAGTACGGTCTTGAGAGCATGAAAAATATTGACGAGGAACTTTTGAGCGAAATTTTAGCCTCGATTACGGGCGGGCTGAGCGATGCGAGCAAAAAAAACTACCGAATCGCGCTGATAAATTTTTTCGGCTTCATCGACCGCCAAAACGAGCAGGACGGCACCTCGCACAACTTCGGCATTGAGCTTAAGCACTGGGGCGGCATTAGCGGCAGCCGCGGCACGAAGCTTCCGGAGTTTATGAGCGAGGAGGAGTTGAAGCGGTTTTTGGACGCGATAAATCTAAGCGAGTTTCGCTCCTTTGCGCATCGCAACCGCCTGATCGTAAAAATCATCGTCTATACCGGCATCCGCGTGGGCGAGGCGATAAATCTCAAGCGCAAAGATATCGCGCCAGAGGGCGATCTTTTCATCATCCGAATCCGCGGCAAGGGCAATAAATACCGCATCGTGATGATTAAACGCCACCTGATCGAGGAGCATCTAAACGCGCTGGAGACGAACTTTGCAAACAAAGAGGGCTATCTTTTCGTCACCAAAAACGGCGCGCCGCTTACCCAGGCCTACGTCAGCGGCATCGTGGAGAAAATTTTAATGAGCGCGGGCATCCGCAAGGAAAAAAACGGCGCTCACATGCTGCGCCACACCTTCGCGACGATGCTTTACAAAAAGCAAAAGGACCTCGTGCTCGTCCAAGAAGCTCTCGGCCACGCGAGCCTAAATACTTCGCGCATCTACACCCACTTCGACAGCGACAAACTGCGCCTTGCGGCGAAGGTCGCGGAGGAATTCGAGGAGTGA
- a CDS encoding ferritin family protein, translating into MRQYETYRCDKCGAEVEVQKVGGGGALSCCGEPMKCITEDLTQVNLMKAFAGESQARNKYDLYGDLAKEAGFHAIAQHFYEAAENEKWHARAELKAHHAAAGIPLDKMDKNLLDAAAGERYEHESMYPSFAKIATEEGKKEVARLFNAIGKVEQEHEREYNELQKILLEEGFFESFDEEVWVCEVCGHVHRGKKAPGACPLCKAPREYFKKQRLV; encoded by the coding sequence ATGAGACAGTACGAAACTTACAGATGCGACAAATGCGGCGCGGAGGTCGAGGTGCAAAAAGTAGGCGGCGGCGGCGCGCTTAGCTGCTGCGGCGAGCCGATGAAATGCATCACCGAGGATCTGACGCAGGTAAATTTAATGAAGGCGTTCGCAGGCGAATCGCAAGCGCGCAACAAATACGATCTTTACGGCGATTTAGCCAAAGAGGCGGGCTTTCACGCCATTGCGCAACATTTTTACGAGGCTGCCGAAAATGAAAAATGGCACGCTAGAGCCGAGCTAAAGGCGCATCATGCAGCCGCAGGCATTCCGCTTGATAAGATGGATAAAAATCTGCTTGATGCTGCTGCCGGCGAGCGCTACGAGCACGAGAGCATGTATCCGAGCTTCGCTAAAATCGCGACCGAAGAGGGCAAAAAAGAGGTAGCGCGCCTTTTTAACGCTATCGGCAAGGTCGAGCAGGAGCACGAGCGCGAATACAACGAGCTTCAAAAGATCCTGCTAGAGGAGGGCTTTTTCGAAAGTTTTGACGAGGAAGTTTGGGTGTGCGAGGTCTGCGGCCACGTTCATCGCGGCAAGAAAGCCCCGGGCGCCTGTCCGCTTTGCAAGGCTCCGCGCGAGTATTTCAAAAAACAAAGGCTAGTTTAA
- a CDS encoding AsmA-like C-terminal domain-containing protein, producing MFRTLARFFLCITILFIICAVGLKHGIAISQLDVGFAKLEGFYLKLNKGLVLRIKNLEITQNNPQNLEQNSTDLRTQSEKILEFSKKISLINSFFEEIDVDNMKIKGESLKLKYKSDVFYADTRFFRLSSKITPGANGLSFDPIELELNDFNLTLHGTARANFRADTYDFNGTFASHEIAGELDVHNIGSELNIEINRASALSLKNFMNELGALTGLNPLANEWIYGKAVAQNYYIENLHAKVDLKDPRPIAENVSATAYAQDLTIKFQPQIEAVTVKDANITLKNDYLNFALNEPKFKGKSLEGSGVRIGGLFEEKPIVYLDLRTKESLGKDLIAILQSYGIDEPVYPLGGGIDARVLIDVDVEKESAKVDANVTLKDADLMISKAKFHSKAARVHITEKKIDIKDANLQNEIFNATASGSIDIATRKAKFNGTIHSFNLSPNGKEILKFGDARDNISLDFSGKAPVLSSQFLGAKMSFGERIEISSPDISGILPFSKTLKNAGISGGDLKILTSDFTNLDISSNNLIFDFGLLNKDGSHYKNDSFALRVRGGDLDGSSGSGKISLKINKGGNFVSLKDVDVAINTSVQTSEFNSGTKERSPINFSGQNSSIVLSDLNKTLKFTHFNGVLDGKNMNLNASFKRGDVKLIFKKSLLQIFAQNISGEALNQFLGSQSFDGGVFTLKASGIDPRNYRGEINVQNTYLKDYIIYQRLLSFINSVPSLLTFKTPDFNDRGFSVQKGKIYFRRSGDKIYINAMNFTGSSADIAGNGEVDMKSGALNIDLELKYLKDASSIISKIPLLNHIILGENNTISTIIEIRGTMKKPTYSTGVATDVLKTPYNLIKNTLMLPFVIFGDSEEIK from the coding sequence ATGTTTAGAACTTTGGCTAGATTTTTTTTGTGCATAACCATACTTTTTATAATCTGCGCGGTAGGCCTAAAGCACGGTATTGCGATTTCACAGCTGGACGTGGGCTTTGCAAAGCTCGAGGGGTTTTATCTCAAGCTAAATAAAGGTCTCGTGCTGCGTATCAAAAATCTTGAAATTACGCAAAATAATCCACAAAATTTAGAGCAAAATTCCACCGATCTGCGCACGCAAAGCGAGAAAATTTTAGAATTTAGCAAAAAAATCTCGCTCATCAACTCCTTTTTTGAAGAGATCGACGTAGACAATATGAAAATAAAAGGTGAAAGCCTGAAACTAAAATACAAAAGCGACGTTTTTTACGCAGATACGCGGTTTTTTAGGCTAAGCTCAAAGATCACGCCTGGCGCAAACGGACTTAGCTTTGATCCGATCGAGCTTGAGCTAAATGATTTTAATCTCACTCTGCACGGCACGGCACGAGCAAATTTCAGAGCCGATACGTATGATTTTAACGGCACCTTCGCTTCGCACGAGATCGCGGGCGAGCTTGACGTACACAATATCGGCTCGGAGCTAAATATCGAGATAAACCGCGCCTCGGCCTTGAGCCTGAAAAATTTTATGAATGAGCTGGGCGCACTTACGGGGCTAAATCCTCTTGCGAACGAGTGGATCTACGGCAAGGCGGTCGCGCAGAACTACTACATCGAAAATCTGCACGCCAAAGTCGATCTAAAAGATCCGCGCCCGATCGCCGAAAACGTTAGCGCTACAGCCTACGCGCAGGATCTTACGATAAAATTTCAGCCGCAAATCGAAGCCGTAACGGTAAAAGACGCCAACATCACGCTCAAAAACGATTATCTAAATTTTGCGCTGAACGAGCCTAAATTTAAAGGCAAAAGCCTGGAAGGAAGCGGCGTGCGTATCGGCGGGCTCTTTGAAGAGAAGCCGATCGTATATCTGGATCTGCGGACTAAAGAGAGTTTGGGCAAGGACCTTATAGCGATCCTGCAAAGCTACGGCATAGACGAGCCCGTATATCCGCTTGGCGGCGGGATCGATGCGCGCGTGCTGATAGACGTAGACGTCGAAAAGGAAAGCGCCAAGGTGGATGCGAACGTGACGCTAAAAGACGCCGATCTGATGATTTCTAAAGCGAAATTTCACTCCAAAGCCGCGCGGGTGCACATCACCGAGAAAAAAATAGATATCAAAGACGCAAATCTGCAAAATGAAATTTTTAACGCCACTGCAAGCGGCAGTATCGATATCGCCACGCGCAAGGCTAAATTTAATGGCACAATCCATAGCTTTAATCTCTCCCCGAACGGCAAAGAAATTTTAAAATTTGGTGACGCGCGAGATAATATAAGCCTTGATTTTAGCGGCAAAGCGCCGGTGCTGAGCTCGCAATTTTTAGGCGCGAAGATGAGCTTCGGCGAGCGGATCGAGATTAGCTCGCCCGATATTAGCGGAATTTTGCCCTTTTCCAAGACGCTTAAAAACGCTGGCATTAGCGGCGGAGACCTTAAAATTTTAACCAGCGATTTTACAAACTTAGATATCAGCAGCAACAATCTCATCTTTGATTTCGGTCTGCTGAACAAGGACGGAAGCCATTATAAAAACGACTCTTTCGCGCTTCGGGTGCGCGGGGGCGATCTGGACGGCTCTAGCGGAAGCGGTAAAATTTCTCTTAAAATCAACAAAGGCGGCAACTTCGTCTCTTTAAAAGACGTGGACGTCGCGATCAATACGAGCGTGCAAACCAGCGAGTTTAATAGCGGCACAAAGGAGCGCTCGCCGATAAATTTCAGCGGGCAAAACTCTTCCATCGTGCTATCCGATCTAAATAAAACGCTTAAATTTACGCACTTTAACGGCGTGCTGGACGGCAAAAATATGAATTTAAACGCAAGCTTTAAACGCGGCGACGTGAAGTTGATCTTTAAAAAGAGTTTGCTTCAAATTTTTGCGCAAAACATCAGCGGCGAGGCGCTTAATCAATTTCTGGGCTCGCAGAGCTTCGACGGAGGGGTATTTACGCTGAAAGCAAGCGGCATCGATCCGCGCAACTATCGCGGCGAGATCAACGTGCAAAACACCTATCTTAAGGACTACATCATCTATCAAAGGCTGCTTAGCTTTATAAACTCCGTGCCGTCGCTGCTTACGTTTAAGACGCCGGATTTCAACGATCGCGGCTTTAGCGTGCAGAAGGGCAAAATTTACTTCCGCCGTAGCGGCGATAAAATTTACATAAACGCAATGAACTTTACCGGCAGTAGCGCCGACATCGCGGGCAACGGCGAAGTGGATATGAAAAGCGGCGCGCTGAATATCGATCTGGAGCTTAAATACCTTAAAGACGCAAGCTCGATAATCTCAAAAATCCCGCTGCTAAATCATATCATCTTGGGCGAAAACAATACGATCTCCACGATCATCGAGATTCGCGGCACAATGAAAAAGCCTACCTACTCGACCGGCGTTGCGACCGACGTGCTAAAAACGCCGTATAATCTCATCAAAAATACGCTGATGCTGCCCTTTGTGATCTTCGGCGACAGCGAGGAGATTAAATGA